One genomic region from Zalophus californianus isolate mZalCal1 chromosome 14, mZalCal1.pri.v2, whole genome shotgun sequence encodes:
- the RHOF gene encoding rho-related GTP-binding protein RhoF: MDAPGAPGPGPGRKELKIVIVGDGGCGKTSLLMVYSQGSFPEDYAPSVFEKYTASVTVGSKEVTLNLYDTAGQEDYDRLRPLSYQNTHLVLICYDVMNPTSYDNVLIKWFPEVTHFCRGTPTVLIGCKTDLRKDKEQLRKLRAAQLEPITYMQGQSACEQIQAALYLECSAKFRENVEDVFRAAAKVALSALKKAQRQKRPLCLLL, translated from the exons ATGGATGCCCCCGGGGCCCCGGGCCCGGGCCCGGGCAGGAAGGAGCTGAAGATCGTGATCGTGGGTGACGGCGGCTGCGGCAAGACGTCACTGCTTATGGTGTACAGCCAGGGCTCCTTCCCTGAG GACTACGCCCCATCTGTGTTCGAGAAATACACGGCCAGCGTGACTGTGGGCAGCAAGGAGGTGACCCTGAACCTATACGATACCGCCG GGCAGGAAGATTATGACCGGCTGCGGCCCCTGTCCTACCAGAACACCCACCTCGTGCTCATCTGCTATGACGTCATGAACCCCACCAGCTATGACAACGTCCTCATCAAG TGGTTCCCTGAGGTCACACATTTCTGCCGTGGGACCCCCACGGTGCTCATTGGCTGCAAGACAGACCTGCGCAAAGACAAGGAGCAGCTTCGGAAGCTCCGGGCCGCCCAGCTGGAGCCCATCACCTACATGCAG gGCCAGAGTGCCTGCGAACAGATCCAAGCCGccctctacctggaatgttcTGCCAAGTTTCGGGAGAACGTGGAGGATGTCTTCCGAGCGGCAGCCAAGGTTGCCCTCAGTGCTCTGAAGAAAGCACAGCGGCAGAAACGCCCGTTGTGTTTGCTGCTCTGA